In the Bacillus shivajii genome, one interval contains:
- a CDS encoding PDZ domain-containing protein, with the protein MEVIGLEVLKAIGQFFIHPLTYIFFLAVLWLGTRRVKREREDFHTRVYDFIHEVTFPLLVGLVSAVAVSIVVMTVGIVIPVGMLVLLMTLWGLLLPFRQVRWLSMTTIGSVAMLLIFVLPEGGTPYSLLNTWLIDIHNMNMVGFAWLLVILFTAEAILHLAQGWKSTTPALSKSTRGKTVGIHKVDRLWFLPIFLLVPAGAISYYEWWPLFSPSGTESAGLLLVPFVLTCQVAVQSQFPKDGIKIYGKRLLLLSMISIVVAVCAIFWPILAPVVAATILLLKEGLYVWYHSVDRRRNSMFSNHAEGLVVLGVLPYSTADKMNIEVGEVISKVNGYEVNSQRELYEALQMSPAYCKLEVIDQEGEIRFTQSSRYEGDHHQVGLLFIPDDPYGNLSPRALRSSVVIYKDREGTKVEGEGFDEVASSEEEQQPISEKETEAHDKLIENNGNIDVPQTEKDNEVASEEEVQVEPFEEVAATTEDNEEVLVDKEIESSQEEANSNEEKVKLFSNEEEAKQLNESLAEDVSKPTPTVQDEAPYGQASGLSAFYEEFRKSKPSKDQWKQDASDGASETEENDDKKS; encoded by the coding sequence TTGGAAGTCATAGGCTTGGAAGTGTTAAAAGCTATTGGACAGTTTTTTATTCATCCCTTAACGTACATATTTTTTCTTGCGGTTCTTTGGCTTGGTACTCGCCGTGTGAAGAGGGAAAGAGAAGATTTTCATACACGTGTTTATGATTTTATACATGAAGTGACGTTTCCACTACTAGTCGGGCTAGTTAGTGCCGTAGCAGTTTCGATCGTTGTAATGACTGTTGGGATTGTCATTCCAGTTGGAATGCTTGTTTTGTTAATGACTTTATGGGGGCTACTTCTTCCATTTAGACAAGTAAGATGGTTAAGTATGACAACGATCGGTTCGGTTGCGATGTTATTAATATTTGTGCTTCCAGAAGGTGGAACACCGTATTCACTATTAAATACATGGTTAATCGATATTCATAATATGAACATGGTTGGATTTGCATGGTTACTTGTGATTTTGTTTACAGCAGAAGCAATTCTTCATCTTGCACAAGGTTGGAAAAGTACAACACCAGCATTAAGTAAAAGTACAAGAGGAAAAACAGTCGGTATTCATAAAGTGGATCGACTTTGGTTTTTACCGATTTTTCTTCTCGTTCCTGCAGGTGCAATTTCCTATTACGAGTGGTGGCCGCTCTTTTCGCCGTCCGGAACTGAAAGTGCAGGTCTTCTGCTTGTCCCATTTGTATTAACGTGCCAAGTTGCCGTACAGAGCCAATTTCCGAAAGACGGAATTAAAATCTATGGGAAACGATTATTACTTTTAAGTATGATTTCCATTGTCGTTGCTGTATGTGCAATTTTTTGGCCTATTTTAGCTCCTGTCGTTGCTGCAACGATTTTGCTGTTAAAAGAAGGATTGTACGTATGGTATCACTCTGTTGACCGTCGTCGTAACAGCATGTTTAGCAATCATGCAGAAGGGTTAGTTGTACTTGGTGTTCTTCCGTACTCAACAGCTGATAAGATGAACATTGAAGTTGGAGAAGTGATTTCGAAAGTAAATGGTTACGAAGTGAATTCACAGCGTGAACTTTATGAAGCGCTCCAAATGAGTCCAGCATACTGTAAATTAGAAGTGATTGACCAAGAAGGAGAAATTAGGTTTACGCAATCTTCAAGGTATGAAGGAGATCACCATCAAGTAGGGTTATTATTTATTCCAGATGATCCATATGGAAACTTGTCACCTCGTGCATTACGCTCTTCTGTCGTGATTTATAAAGATCGTGAAGGTACAAAAGTTGAGGGCGAAGGGTTTGACGAAGTTGCATCGTCTGAAGAAGAACAACAACCAATAAGTGAAAAAGAAACGGAAGCTCACGATAAACTTATCGAAAATAACGGGAATATTGACGTTCCTCAAACTGAAAAGGATAACGAAGTTGCTAGTGAAGAAGAGGTTCAAGTAGAGCCATTTGAGGAAGTGGCAGCAACGACCGAAGACAATGAAGAGGTTTTAGTAGATAAAGAGATAGAGTCCTCACAAGAAGAGGCAAACAGTAATGAAGAAAAAGTAAAACTTTTTTCTAATGAGGAAGAAGCAAAGCAATTAAATGAATCGTTAGCAGAAGATGTATCAAAACCGACACCTACTGTGCAAGATGAGGCTCCATACGGACAAGCATCTGGGTTATCAGCTTTTTACGAAGAGTTTCGAAAAAGTAAACCTTCAAAAGATCAATGGAAACAAGATGCATCTGACGGAGCAAGTGAAACGGAAGAGAATGACGATAAAAAGAGTTAG
- a CDS encoding S41 family peptidase, with amino-acid sequence MNNNKAILPIVIIISLLVGAGGMYAGVQFAEGNQAEPVIEQISEDELTEADSSDEEQTEPTISTEEQMEKFQKTYEMVLSRYVDDLDESELLEGAINGMLESLDDPYSVYMDQETAQEFMESLDSSFEGIGAEVSMTNGKVTIVAPFRDSPAEKAGLRPNDQIIKVDGEDIEGLSLYDAVLQIRGEKGTTVTLTVQRPGVNDLLDFDVVRDEIPIETVYSDVVEENGNRIGVIELTSFSTNTSQRFEEELTQLESEGIDGLIIDVRGNPGGFLQSVEEIGNLIIPGGEPVVQIENRDGERVRHISSLQEDKDYPMVALINEGSASASEILSAAMKEAGGHEVIGRSTFGKGTVQQTLQIGDGSELKLTIYKWLTSDGNFINEEGVQPTIEVDQPDFFYVSPINVNEEPLTFDMNNDQIKNAQTMLDGLGYDPGRLDGYFGEKTEDAVRSFQADEGLEETGEINEETAEFIQKRVFEAVQDREYDNQFKKAIEVLTQ; translated from the coding sequence ATGAATAATAACAAAGCAATTCTCCCAATTGTCATTATCATTTCACTTTTAGTTGGAGCAGGTGGAATGTATGCTGGCGTTCAATTTGCTGAAGGGAATCAAGCAGAGCCAGTGATCGAACAAATTAGTGAAGACGAACTGACTGAGGCAGATTCAAGTGATGAAGAACAAACAGAACCGACTATTTCTACAGAGGAGCAAATGGAAAAGTTCCAAAAAACGTACGAAATGGTATTGAGTCGTTATGTTGATGATTTAGATGAATCGGAGTTACTTGAAGGAGCAATTAACGGTATGCTCGAAAGCTTGGATGACCCATATTCTGTCTATATGGACCAAGAAACAGCACAAGAGTTTATGGAATCACTCGATTCTTCCTTTGAAGGTATTGGTGCTGAAGTAAGTATGACAAATGGGAAAGTGACAATTGTCGCGCCATTTAGAGATTCACCTGCAGAAAAAGCTGGACTACGTCCAAATGACCAAATTATTAAAGTAGATGGCGAGGACATTGAGGGCTTATCGTTATATGATGCTGTACTGCAGATTCGTGGAGAAAAAGGAACGACCGTGACTTTAACGGTTCAGCGTCCAGGTGTAAATGATCTATTAGATTTTGATGTTGTTCGTGATGAGATCCCAATAGAAACGGTTTATAGCGATGTTGTCGAAGAAAATGGTAACCGAATTGGTGTCATTGAATTAACATCGTTTTCAACTAACACATCGCAACGATTTGAAGAAGAATTAACGCAACTTGAAAGTGAAGGCATTGATGGCTTAATCATCGATGTACGCGGAAACCCAGGCGGTTTTCTACAAAGTGTAGAGGAAATAGGGAACCTTATTATTCCGGGTGGAGAGCCTGTTGTACAAATTGAAAATCGAGATGGTGAACGGGTCAGACATATTTCAAGTTTGCAGGAAGATAAAGACTATCCGATGGTTGCTCTCATTAATGAGGGGAGTGCCTCTGCATCAGAAATTTTATCAGCTGCAATGAAAGAAGCTGGCGGGCATGAAGTTATTGGTAGATCAACTTTTGGTAAAGGAACGGTGCAACAAACATTGCAAATAGGGGACGGTAGTGAATTAAAATTAACCATTTATAAATGGCTTACTTCTGATGGCAACTTTATAAATGAAGAAGGTGTTCAGCCAACGATTGAGGTCGATCAACCTGACTTTTTCTACGTCTCACCAATCAATGTTAATGAAGAACCATTAACATTTGATATGAACAATGATCAAATTAAAAATGCACAAACAATGCTTGATGGTTTAGGGTATGATCCAGGGCGATTAGATGGATATTTCGGTGAGAAAACGGAAGATGCCGTGCGTAGCTTCCAAGCGGATGAAGGTTTGGAAGAAACAGGCGAGATCAATGAAGAAACGGCAGAATTTATTCAAAAACGAGTATTTGAAGCTGTTCAAGATCGTGAATATGACAATCAGTTTAAAAAAGCGATTGAAGTGCTTACGCAATAA
- a CDS encoding murein hydrolase activator EnvC family protein encodes MNRRLFIVSLALLVAFSTLLGTNQLLSVEANTGQDLEDKIDNYQQQQSDKEREARETEEELQKVEEEIQEVNAEIRQLDEDTARTNANIRDKQAEIDATNERIEDLRERIIELQERIAERDELLKDRVRSMYQNGGSINYIEVILGAQSFGDLIERVSALNMIAQQDQNILEQHVADMEELEKAKQLLEDELASLEAQMAELESLREKLEQQRDEKERLMNTLEQKESSLADKIIGLEEEQEILAAQEAAAKQELAEWEEEQRRIEEERKRQEEERKRQEQNNNQNNNSTNDNSVNSTPNNSGTLMRPATGRITSGYGPRWGRVHHGIDIGLGGRSNVEVVAAEAGIVVRSYYSASYGNTVLIRHNVNGQTITTLYAHLENRAVSDGERVSRGQFLGYMGNTGRSTGPHLHFEVHEGNWNAAKSNSVNPMNYIN; translated from the coding sequence ATGAATCGGAGACTGTTCATAGTGTCTCTAGCCTTGCTGGTTGCGTTCTCAACATTGTTGGGAACGAACCAGTTGCTTTCAGTTGAAGCGAATACAGGGCAGGATCTAGAGGATAAAATCGACAACTATCAGCAGCAGCAAAGTGACAAAGAGCGTGAAGCAAGAGAAACTGAAGAAGAGTTGCAAAAAGTAGAAGAAGAAATTCAAGAAGTAAATGCAGAGATTCGTCAATTGGATGAGGATACCGCAAGAACAAATGCCAATATCCGAGACAAACAAGCAGAAATTGATGCTACGAATGAAAGAATTGAAGATTTAAGAGAAAGAATTATAGAACTGCAAGAAAGAATTGCAGAACGTGATGAGTTATTAAAGGACCGCGTTCGCTCCATGTACCAAAACGGTGGATCTATCAATTACATAGAAGTAATTTTAGGGGCGCAAAGTTTTGGTGATTTGATTGAGCGTGTTTCAGCATTAAATATGATTGCTCAGCAAGATCAAAATATCCTTGAGCAACATGTTGCAGATATGGAAGAACTAGAAAAAGCTAAGCAACTTCTAGAAGATGAATTAGCATCACTAGAAGCTCAAATGGCTGAACTTGAGAGTTTAAGAGAAAAATTGGAACAACAGCGTGATGAAAAAGAACGTTTAATGAACACGTTAGAACAGAAAGAATCTAGTTTAGCAGACAAGATTATTGGGCTAGAAGAAGAACAAGAGATTTTAGCAGCTCAGGAGGCAGCAGCTAAACAAGAATTAGCAGAATGGGAAGAAGAACAGCGGCGTATTGAAGAAGAAAGAAAGCGTCAAGAAGAAGAACGTAAACGTCAAGAACAGAATAATAACCAAAATAACAATAGTACTAACGACAATTCTGTAAATAGTACACCGAATAATTCAGGAACCTTAATGCGTCCTGCAACAGGAAGGATTACTTCTGGATATGGTCCGAGGTGGGGGAGAGTCCACCATGGGATCGATATAGGCTTAGGTGGAAGAAGTAACGTGGAAGTTGTTGCAGCAGAAGCAGGAATAGTTGTTCGTTCCTACTACTCAGCAAGTTACGGTAATACCGTGTTAATTCGCCATAATGTTAATGGACAAACCATTACGACATTGTATGCTCACCTAGAAAATCGTGCTGTCAGTGATGGTGAGCGTGTGAGTCGAGGTCAATTCCTAGGTTATATGGGGAATACAGGTCGTTCAACAGGACCACACCTTCACTTTGAAGTGCATGAAGGGAATTGGAATGCAGCAAAATCGAACTCTGTTAACCCAATGAATTATATTAACTAA
- the ftsX gene encoding permease-like cell division protein FtsX, producing MKGRTLFRHIKEGGKNIGRNGWMTFASVSAVTVMLFVVGAFLLLIMNINHFASSLEEDVEVQVFIDLTASEEQQEELKDELTGIGGIEEITYVSKDEGLDIFIDSLGEQGEFFETLRDENPLNDKFVIRAEDPQETVYIASEVEELSHVETVEYGQDIFDQLFAATDLIRLVGIILIAGLMFTAMFLIANTIKITIIARKREIQIMKLVGATNWFIRWPFFIEGLLLGVLGAVIPISLLTYGYIHFYDSIGKQTGLDFFEFLPVYPLTLQMALLLLGIGAFVGVWGSIMSVRKFLKV from the coding sequence ATGAAAGGTAGAACCCTCTTTCGTCATATAAAGGAAGGCGGTAAAAATATCGGCCGAAATGGATGGATGACTTTTGCATCTGTCAGTGCTGTAACTGTCATGTTATTTGTTGTTGGTGCTTTCTTACTACTAATAATGAATATTAATCACTTTGCATCTTCCTTAGAAGAAGATGTAGAAGTACAAGTATTTATTGATTTAACTGCATCTGAAGAACAACAAGAAGAACTGAAAGATGAACTTACAGGAATAGGTGGAATAGAGGAAATAACCTATGTATCAAAAGATGAAGGTCTTGATATATTTATTGATAGTTTAGGGGAGCAAGGAGAGTTTTTTGAAACACTCCGAGATGAGAATCCGTTGAATGATAAATTTGTTATCCGTGCGGAAGATCCTCAAGAAACTGTCTATATTGCTAGTGAGGTAGAAGAATTATCTCACGTAGAGACGGTTGAATATGGACAAGACATCTTTGACCAACTCTTTGCTGCTACTGATTTAATTCGTCTTGTCGGCATTATTTTAATTGCAGGATTAATGTTCACAGCGATGTTCCTAATCGCCAATACAATAAAAATCACAATCATTGCTAGAAAACGTGAAATTCAGATTATGAAACTTGTAGGAGCTACAAATTGGTTTATTCGTTGGCCATTCTTTATTGAAGGGCTTCTGCTAGGTGTTTTAGGTGCGGTCATTCCTATCAGTCTACTAACTTATGGTTACATTCACTTTTACGATTCGATTGGAAAACAAACGGGTCTTGACTTCTTCGAGTTTTTACCTGTGTACCCATTAACATTACAAATGGCATTGCTGCTACTTGGGATCGGTGCTTTTGTAGGTGTATGGGGAAGTATTATGAGTGTTCGTAAATTCTTAAAAGTTTAA
- the ftsE gene encoding cell division ATP-binding protein FtsE, with protein MISMKDVWKTYPNGVMAINGIDVTIDKGEFVYVVGPSGAGKSTFIKMMYREEKPTRGEIMIDGKNLTKVKERHIPYLRRNMGVVFQDFKLLPSLTVFENIAFAMEVIEESKTTIRKRVMNVLDIVRLKNKARFLPHEISGGEQQRVAIARAIVNNPAVLIADEPTGNLDPETSWEIMHILEEINDRGTTIVMATHNKDIVNTMRKRVIAVENGRIARDEVRGEYGYER; from the coding sequence TTGATTAGTATGAAGGATGTTTGGAAAACTTACCCAAATGGGGTAATGGCTATAAATGGCATTGATGTTACGATCGATAAAGGAGAATTTGTTTACGTTGTAGGTCCTAGTGGGGCTGGTAAATCTACCTTTATTAAGATGATGTACCGTGAAGAAAAGCCAACTCGCGGTGAAATCATGATAGACGGGAAAAACTTGACAAAAGTAAAAGAACGACACATTCCTTACTTACGGAGAAATATGGGCGTTGTCTTCCAAGACTTTAAGTTATTACCCTCATTAACGGTGTTTGAAAACATCGCCTTTGCAATGGAAGTAATAGAAGAAAGTAAAACAACAATCCGAAAACGTGTCATGAATGTGCTAGACATTGTTCGTCTAAAAAATAAAGCACGTTTCCTTCCTCATGAAATTTCTGGGGGAGAACAACAGCGTGTCGCGATTGCTCGAGCGATCGTCAATAATCCAGCCGTTTTAATTGCCGATGAGCCGACTGGAAACTTAGATCCTGAAACATCATGGGAAATCATGCACATTTTAGAAGAAATCAATGACCGTGGAACAACGATTGTCATGGCTACTCATAACAAAGATATTGTTAATACAATGCGAAAAAGAGTAATTGCTGTCGAAAATGGCAGAATTGCGCGTGATGAAGTGAGGGGTGAATACGGCTATGAAAGGTAG
- a CDS encoding c-type cytochrome, protein MKKLLAATLGAVLVLGACGGADEPAPEEPADDTGTEETAGDATYDAANGESVYQQSCVACHGGNLEGASGPGLEGLTYDAVMTAIEEGPGTMPAGLVEGQDAEDVSAWIADQ, encoded by the coding sequence ATGAAGAAGTTACTAGCAGCAACGTTGGGGGCAGTGCTAGTCCTAGGAGCTTGTGGAGGTGCAGATGAGCCAGCGCCAGAAGAACCGGCAGACGATACAGGTACTGAAGAAACAGCAGGAGATGCTACATATGATGCTGCCAATGGTGAGTCAGTTTATCAGCAAAGTTGCGTAGCATGCCACGGTGGGAACCTTGAAGGTGCTTCGGGACCAGGGTTAGAAGGTCTTACTTATGATGCAGTTATGACAGCAATCGAAGAAGGCCCAGGGACGATGCCAGCAGGCTTAGTAGAAGGCCAAGATGCTGAAGACGTTTCAGCTTGGATTGCAGATCAATAA